The genomic interval CTTCTTCACTTTCAGTGTGCGTTTCTAAATTTTCAGGTGTTCCCATAATTTGAATCATTTGATTCACATGCTCGATGCTAACAATGGATCCTCCATTGAGATAATCTTTAAAAAGTTCTGCAATCCGGGATTCAATATCCTCCATGATTTCTTTGCATCCTTCAGATCTGGAAAAGTGGATATCAAGTCTCGAAAGATATTGATCTAATTTTAAATAGGCATCTTCATTTACAGAAAACGGATAGCCGCCAATATTAATGTGTTGTATTTTATTCATGGTCATTTTTGTTTTGTAATGATTGATTGACACCTTGTACAAATTGCATCCAGCTTGTGGATAAAATCTGCAATGCTTCCTTTCCGGAATCTGTTATTGTAAAGTATTTTCTAGGTGGACCGGCATTGGATTCTTTCCAATGGTATTCCAAAAGTCCAAAATTTTTTAAGCGGGTTAAAATGGGGTATAAGGTACCTTCAACTACAATCAGATCGGCAGTTTTTAACTTCTGAATAATATCAGAAGGATAGACTGCTTCCTTGCTTGCAATAGATAAAATACACAGATCCAAGACACCCTTTTTCATTTGTGCTATTGAATTTTCTATTTTCATGATACAAAGTTAATACAATAACAAGTACTGTGCAATACATAGTTCTAAGTTATCCAAACTATTTGCTAAATGAAATGATTTTACCTACGAATTGCCTAAAATTCCTGATAAGCCATAATTTTGGACCTAGCATGAATTTAAACCCTACTAAATACCTTTTTGTCATTAATCCTGGTTCTGGAAATCAACAAATGAGAAATTGGAATGAGCTGATTACCAATAATTTAAATGGATCAGATTTTGAAATTCTGATCTCTAAAGACCCTGGACATAGTAAAAGTGTAATCGCTCAATATCAAGATGCCCCAAATTTATGTATTGTTGCAGTGGGTGGGGATGGAACGGTTAGTGCCCTTGCAAAAACTGTTTTTAGCAGAAAAGCGAGTTTGGGAATTATACCAACAGGATCTGGAAATGGATTAGCCCGTCATTTGAAAATTCCCATAGACCCGGCAAAAGCAATCCGTAAACTATCGAAAGGTACCGCGCAAAAAATTGATTTGGTTCAGGTGAATGATCAATATTGTTGTAATACTTGTGGTATCGGTTTTAGTGCATTTGTTACCAAACATTTTGGCAAAGCTGGTAAAAGAGGATTTAGTACCTACTTCAAATTGGCCTTTACATTATACCAAAGTAGTAAGAATTTTGATATTCAAATTAATGAAAAGATATTTCAAAATGTATGGTCTGTTGAGATTGCAAATTCATCTCAAATGGGAAACAATGCAGTAGTCTCTCCATTAGCTTCTGTAAGTGATGGGCTGATGGATATATTAATTATGAGCAAACCCAAATTCTGGCAAATACCAGGTTTAATATTAATGGTCTTTTCAAAAAATATAATGCATTCGAAACTAAGTAGCTTTGTAAGAGCGACGAATGCGAAAATTACTTTGAAAGAAGATTTTGATTATCATATTGATGGAGATTATAAAGGGCAAGCCAATGTTTTTGATTTCAAAGTATTGCCTTCCTCCTTAACTATTATTTTTTAAATAAACGAAGTATGTCAAATTTATTATGGGGTATTGATTTAGGCGGAACTAAAATAGAAGGCGTTGCAATCAATACGTTTCCAAGTTTGCAAATTATTCAAAGAATGCGCGTGCCAACGGAAGCAGATCAGGGTTATGATCATATTTTATCACAGATTAAATTACTCATAGATCAGATCCGTGAAAAAACAGGAAGTAATCCGACGCATTTAGGAATTGGCACACCAGGTATTGTGGATAAGGAAACCCATTTAATTAAAAATAGCAACACCCTTGGATTAATTGGTCGACCGATGAAGGAAGATCTAGAGTCTTTGCTAGGCATTGAAGTGCGAATGGCAAATGATGCTAATTGTTTTGCAATTGCCGAAGCAAATTTAGGTGCAGTTCCGGACATTGTAAAAAATCCAGAAGTTGTGTTTGGTGTCATTATGGGAACTGGTGTAGGTGGTGGTATTGTAGTAAATGGAAAAGTGATTCATGGTAAACATGGAATTGGTGGTGAATGGGGACATAATATATTAGATGATTCAGGAGACGCTTGTTATTGTGGTAAAAAAGGTTGTGTAGAAACTTTTATATCCGGGCCAGCATGTGAACGGTATTATAGTAAAATTAGTGGAGTTAAATTGCCAATGGCCGAAATTTATAAATTGTATTTAATAGATGATCCAAGAGCAAAAGAAACAATGGATCGATTGGTCCATTATTTTGGAAAGGCATTGGCAATTATTATAAATATTATAGATCCGGAAGTCATTGTATTTGGTGGTGGTTTGGGTAATCTGGATGTACTATATAAAGAAGGGAAGGAAGAAGTTCGCAAGTATATTTTTAATTACGAATTAAAAACACATTTTATTAAGCCTAAGTTAGGTGATAGCGCTGGCGTGATCGGTGCGGCGCTACTGTAACAAATAAAATTGGCAGCAGACATTAATTATTCAACCTGAATAAAGTTAAAGTTTTGATAATTATTCTTGTTGATATGCAAGAATGATGATTCTTTTTCGTCTATTAACGAAAAGTAGAAACTAATTTTTAAAACAGATTGTTACTTAAAAAACATTTCTTATGAATATAAAATCCATTTTTCTTATGAGTTTATTTGCTACCTCATTGCAAAGCCAATCTGTAGTGTCTTCTGAAATCAAAGAAGTAAACGTTTATTTGCAAGGTGCTCAAGTGCGCAGGCAAATTGAATTAAAATTAAATCAAGGCTTGCAGGAAATCAGCATCAAAGGGCTCGCACAATTTATAGATCCGAATAGCATACGGGTTATTGGAAGTCCGGATTTTATTATACAAGGAGTACGCCATGAATTAAACTTTATTCAGACTGCCGAAGAGAAGACGCTGGAATTAAAGAAGAAAAGAGAAGGTTTGTTGGATGATGCTGCAAAGTTGAATCAACAATTGTCAATTCTTAAATTTGAAAAAACAAGTTTAGAAAAGAATCAGGTACAAATCATGGGTGTGCCAAATTCAAATCAGAAATTAGAAGATTTGAAAACGCTTATTGATTTTCAAAAATTAAGGTTGCAAGATCTGCTTCCTAAAATATATGAATTGGATAAAAAACATACAATAGTTCAAATTGAAATCGAAAAAGTAAATCGTCAAATTCAAGATTTCGACCAGAATCAAACGCCACCATCTAGTGAAATTGTTTTAAGTATTTTATCCAAAACTGCTGGAGTCCAAAAATTTTCAATATTATATTATGTTTCCAATGCGAGTTGGTCTATGAATTATGATATTCTGGTTAAAGACATTACTTCGCCGCTCGAATTAATTTATAAAGCTACTATTTTTCAAGCCACTGGAGAAGATTGGAAAAATGTAAAACTTAGTCTTTCTACGGCCAATCCTTTTGAAGGAGGCGTTCGACCAGAGTTGAACCCCTGGTATCTAAAAAATCAGCCCCCAATTGTATATACTAAGAATCAACGAGGCGCTCCGAGGGCGCAGAATCAAGCTATGGAAACTATGGCAGATGGAGCTGCTTCTGTAATGGATGTAATTACAGAATCTGAACAAATAACGAGCCGGGTATATAGTATTGATTTACCGTATACCGTTTTATCAAATAATAAACCATTTTTAGTTGAAATTAAAAAAGCATCTGTACCAGCAAAATACACATACTTTGCGGTTCCAAAATTGGATCGCGATGCATTTTTGACTGCAGAGGTTCAAGACTGGGAAGATTTGAACCTAATGGATGGCGAAGCTAATTTATTTTTTGAGGGGAACTATCAAGGAAAGTCATATATAAATACCCAATCCATTAATGATTTTTTGCGCCTTTCATTAGGTCGCGATAAAAATATTACCATCGAACGAAATAAAATCAAAGACTTCTCAAAGAATAAATTTTTATCTGATAAAAAAATTGTCAGTAAAGCATGGGAGATTGTAGTTAAAAATAAAAAGAATAGCCCGATTGATTTGATCGTAGAAGATCAATTACCAATATCTACTCAAAAAGAAATTCTAGTTGAGAAAGAAGATATCTCGGGAGCAGAATATAACGAAGAAACTGGAAAATTAAGATGGGTTTTAAAAGTTGCCGCCGGAGAACAAAAGAAATTAAAAATTAAATATAATGTAGAAAGTCCAAAAGATTATATATTGAATTTGGAATGATTTAATAGTAATTTCTGATAAAGTATAAAAAGTCCCTTTTCTATTTATTATTTAGAAAAGGGACTTTTATTTTAAGGCGAATCAATAAGATAAAATTAAAATTTTAGAAGCCGTTTAGTTCATAATCATTAAAGGCATCGTTTTTTGAGCAGAACCTTGTTGCAATCGCAGATAATAATTACCTGGAGGATAATTTTCGTTTTCAAGATCGTAGCTGTAATTACCGGTTTTTAATTTTCCTTTAAATATAGTTTTTATAATGGTACCTAAAGGATTAATTAATTGTAAAAATGCATATCCATCTAAAGTGGAAATAGAAATGCTCACCCGGTCTGTCATTGGATTAGAACTGGTTTCCAATTTTAATAAGTCATTTAAATTATCCAGATCTGCTATCGCTGTTGTACAATTTGATTTTTTAACAATTGGTAAAGATTGATAATTGCGCAACATGATATCAGTCAATGCAGGATCTTTCACACAAAACCAATCCTGAAGCACAGATGTGTACACAGATCTGAAATCATACTGCATGGGAAGATTGTCGTTTTCATTTACACTATTCGGTATAAATGGATTTGATCCTACAATACCTGCTTGAACATTTTTACCAAATAAAAATAAAGGAGCAGCAGCACCGTGATCGGTACCTCCAGCACCATTAGCGCCACTCATATTATCTTTTATCCGTCGGCCAAATTCGGAAAAGGTCATTCCTAAGACCCGTTCATCAAGGCTCATGGCTTCAAGATCCCGTTGAAAGGATAAAACCGCTTCACTTAAATATTGTAATAAGGTTGCGTGTACACCGCTCGTTTTATTGCCTACAACGACTTGATCAGAATGCGTATCAAATCCATATAAACTGACGAGATATAATCTTGATTTTAAACCGCCTTTTATGACTCTTGCTATAACTTTCAGGGTATCTGCCAAATAATTTCCAGTTGGATATTGTGCTAGATTCGTTCCTTTAAAATAGGCATTTAAAATGGCATCTGCAAAGGATTTTGATTGTCTCCCGATGGTTCTAATAAAATCAAGCTCTTTACCAAAATTTGTATTTGGAGGTGGATCATCAATTCCATTTGGCCAAGCGCCAAAAATATCTGGATTAGATACATTCATTGCCATTTGAGCATTCGGACCCTGGAACAGAAGTGGTAAATTACCGCCAACTTGAACAGCTAACGGATCCGGATTTTTTGTGTTAGGATATCCTAATGGAAATCCAGGATATTCAGTATTTAAATATCTACCTAACCATCCAGTATCCAACACTTGATTTGCATCACTACCGGAAGTCCAAATATCGGTTGACCTAAAATGTGAATAATCAGGATTTGGGTATCCAACCGATTGTACAATGCTCATTTTATTTTCATTATACAAAGTTTGAAATCCTTTTAATGCAGGATGTAAAGCTATTTTAGACTGACCATTTAAAGGCAATAAGGCATTGCTATCAATTGCAACATTGGGTCTTGCAGCGACATATTTGCTATATTGATCTATAGGAATAAGGGTATTTAACCCATCATTTCCACCACCTAAATAGATAAGAACAAGTGCATGATCGGTATCTACACCAGGATTCAACAAAGCATTTAATAAAGAAGGGTTACTATATGCATTAATGGGTAAGCCATTTAATACTGTAGGAACAACGACTCCTGCAGTAGCGGCTTGAAGAAATTTACGTCTTTTCATTTTGAAAAATTGAAAATTTTAGGAATGAAAATAGTTTTATGAATTAATAGATTTGAAGCAACTGAATTTTTTTTCATATTATGATAAATGATATTCAGCCTGACTCAAAATTTCGCGATATAAAGCACTTAAACGAGTTGTAACTGCATTCCGAAGTGCAGGATCATTTGGATTTGCTGCAAATTGTTCCCAGGCCAGAGTCCAATAACTATCATCTGGATATCCACTAATCAAGTTAGATTTAAAATAGTTATAAGATTTATCGGATAATTCATAATTATATAAAAAGCTTACTGAATCTTTGACTAGTTCAATTGCAGATCTTGGATTTGGCATTTGAGCCGCAAAAATTGTGGGATCAATTTTTAAACTTAAATTTAAAAATTCGATTCCTTTTGGACTGTTTACATTTTCAGCAACCCGATTTCTATTCGCTAACGAATCTGCATTAATCCAGATTTCATGAAATTGAGGTTGTTGATACCATGCTTGCCAACCTGCAACAACAGGTGGTTCTCCAACATTTAATCCTTGATAGGCAGATAAAGAAGCAATGGCTCCCCAGGAAACATATTGATTGATTAAAGTTGCATCATTTACAGGAACAGGAAATGCAATTGAAAACTCCCGGCACATACCAACGGCATAATCCAATGGACTTTTTATAACGCATCCTACAGTAGCAATATCATAAAAATGTTGTGAACTAAATAAACGTTCCAATACTTTTTTAATCTCAAAATTTTGTTGTTTGAGATAATCCGCAAGTGGATGAATCACATTGGTTTCAATGGTGTCATCAATTTCATAATAAACAAAAAACCGGTATAACTTTCTACAAATATGACGCGCCGTTTCAATATTGTCGAATAACATGGCTATCAATTCATCTAATTCTTGTTCTCCGGCAGCAAAGAATTTTCCGACGATTACTTTATTATTATAGAATGCCGAAAACTGTTTGATCGAGGTATCATGTTGTGAAAAATCAAAATAGTAACTTAGGGGCATAACAAATGGATTGATGCGATACCCTGTAAGAATTTTAGCCGCGGCTTTTACATCGCCCTCTGTATATTTTGAATCTGGTCCTTTTCCCACCGTAAATAATTCCTGCAATTCTCTTGCATAGTTTTCATCCGGAGCGGTACTGCTGTTTAGATATCCATTTAAATATCTAAGCATGCCTGGATTTATGGATATTAATTTGGCTAAAGTTTTAAAATTACCTAAGCAGTTTTCATGAATCAATTTATAATATTGATGCATAGCCTGCGCTATTTGAATTGTATCTGCCTCAACTGCAAAGTGATTATGCCAGAAAAAGGTCATTTTTTCTGTAATCGTTGGATTTTGTCGAATCATATTTCCAACCCACCATGCTTTTAAAACATCTGTACGCGCTTGATAATATTCAGCCGGTAAAGCTGCATTTATAGGAGCATTTACAAACGATTTGCCAAAAGCAATATCAGGGTCGGGTAGTTGTGCTGTACTATAGATATTTACGGGATCAGCAGGCGTTGGATCCAATGTAAGCAAATCCTTTAATGCATTACTTAGCCCTTGTCCGACCACTTTGACCACATCTTGTTTTTTGACTCCGAAACAGAGCCGCCTCAATAAATGAAGGGCTTGTTTTTGAGTCCAGGGTCCAGTGTAAGGATCTAATGAAGCTGTTGGAGAAAGCATCTGCTCATTTCTTCTCTGCCTCCAAATACTTAGGAATTCGTTCCGGTCCATAAAATTACTTGAAGTTCAAATTTAAGATAATTAGTTAAGTATGGGTCATTATATTTTTGTTAAAAATTTTAAGTTCTTCCAAACGTGCTTAAAATTATTAAATGGTTAATTTTAAGTTTTAAGATCTTTTAGGAGGTAAATGGTTAAAATTCCAAATTTGATTTTAATTGAGAATCTGAACTTCTTGCCGTAAAATTGCGTTTTAATTTCTTAATAAGTCAAATCAGTATTTGCAATGAACAAATGTCTTGTTGTTTTCGTATTGTTAATCTTTATTTCTTGTAAACAAAAAAATATTACCAAAATGGATTTCGTAGGAAATTATAAACTTCATGTGGAGCTTGATGAAAAAACCTTTGATAAAAAAGGCGTTAAAGACAGTGTTTCTCAGGCTTTTTCGAAAGCTAAAGAGGAATTGTCTAAAGTGAAGGATGAAATGGATTTAAAAATGGATACTTCTAAAATGGATACTTCTACGGCTGAAGGCAAGATGGAATTTATCGCAAAATCTTTTGCAAAAACAATGGCTTCCTTTGGAAAAGATTTAGGAGAACTTGGAATTCTCATGGGAGAAGCAGCCGGAGATGTCGCCGTAAAAGCACTCGATATGACAGAAAATTTATTGCAAAATATTAAAATGGATGTCGAGTTGCAGGAAAATGGTAAAATTGTAACAAGTTCTAGTATTATAAATAATATTCAGTTTGTGGGTTCAAATTGGGATGTTCAGAACAATCTTTTTTTATTTAAAGATGAAAATGGGAAGATTCAAAACGAATATACAATATTGGAAAATAGTACGGATCGATTTATATTAGCCCATGATAAATACCGGTTGATTTTTGACCGTATAAAAGTTCAATAAATTTTATAAAACAAGCCATTTTTGTTTGGCAACATTAAAGAATTCTTTTAACACTTGGTTGACTTCCTAAAGTCCATATGTTTTGTCTTTTTTCAACAGCCTGAATCCATAGAATACCAGGTTCTTTACCTTTCGTAAAAGATCCGTATTTGCTGTCTAGATTTAAAGCCAATGCTCCATGATAGTTTGCCCAACGTAATACGTTTTCAAGATTTAGCTTGGCATTAAATTTTAAAATGGTTTTTATTTCTTCAAGTATCGAAAGTTGCCAATTTGAACTTAAGCTATCTGTTCCAATACAAAGTTTGGTTCCTTCTATATTGAAATTAGAATATTCGGGTAAGGTATTTTCGATAAATAAATTGGCATTTGGACAGGTTACAAAGTAGGCGTTAGGATTCCATTTTAGGACATCTTCAAGATGCCGTTTTTTCATTTGTGTATTATGGATAAATAATGTATTTGGAATTGCATCCATACGATCCATTGCATAGTATATTGATTCCTTACCGGTGGCTTGAAATGTATCTAATGAAAAACCAAACGATTCCCAAAAGTCAATAAAACCTCCAGTTTTATTTAAAAACAGTAAATCTTCATCTATCGTTTCCTGATTATGTATGCTAATCGGGAATTTATTTTGTTGATTGCTTTCAATTAATCTTTGAAATAACCGATTAGAAACACTATAGGGAGCATGCGGCACCATAGTTTTTGGAAGATTTCCAAATGCATCAAAGACTTTTTTATAATCTTCAAAAAATTTATCCGCTAAATGTTCTTGTAAAAAATCAAATGCTTCAATAAAACTATGATATAATATCTGACTTTTTGTTTTAGTATCAATGGTATCTGTCTTATTAGAAATATCACCTACGGCTACAATTCCACCATGGTACATTTCAGCATCTGCTTCGGCAATTTTTTCAAGGACTAATTCTTGATCCACTTCCCGATTTTGGACGACCGATTTCAGAAAAGGAATTAATTTGTGGCCGCTTTCAAATTGGCCTTTCAAATGAGACAATTCTAAATGACAATGTGCATTAATAAAACCCGGCATCAGGGCGCCTGGATAATATTCGCATTCCTGAATATTGAATTCTGATTTTGGTCGAAGATCTAAAATTTTTCCGGAATCTTCAACAAGTAAAACCTGGTCTGAAACAAATCCCTGATCACCAGTATGAATTATATCTGCAATTAATTTTCTCAAGGGTAAATAAATATGAGATTAAGGAATTAATTCTAAATTCAACTCCTGCACAATGATACCATTTTTTATACGGGGTTCAAACCAGGTACTTTTGGGAGGTAAAACCATGTGTTCATCGGCTACTTTAATAAAATCGCTTTTTTTAACAGGATAAAATAGGAAACCCAAATGTTGTGAATTTTCAAGTACAAGTTTTGAAATTATTTTCATATTTTTAATGCCTTCTATATGTTGTATTCTGTCATTAGATCGAATATTTTGGATGCCTAACATATCCCGTAGGATGAGTTCATTAAAGATATCAATATCAAATGCAATTCCGTTTTTTTGTTTAAAATATTGTAATACTTCTTTATGCCAGGAAATAACATATTGAAGATCTTTTGTAATTAAAATGAGTTCATTTTTTTTATTGCTTAATCTTGATTTTTTTAATTCCGTTACCAGAGCATATTTACGTAGCATCAGTATGAAATCATTCAGGCTCATTAAATCTAACGCTTTAATAAGTCGATTATATGGCATGATGCTCAATTCATTAAAATCGAATAGCGCACACATGATATAATTCAAACTTCTTTTACTGAGTTCTGGATTTTGTAAAATAAATTTGCAAACAGCAGCCATGCGATGATGGCCATCTGCGATGTAAGCTTTTTTTATTTTAGATTTAAATTCTTTTTGAATTAAAGCAATCCATTTTTTATCTGTAATTTCATAAAACTCATGTATTTGCTGATCTTTTTCAAAGAATATTTTGAAAGTAGCTTTTTGATCATCAAAGGATTTTGTAAGGAGATCTTTAATTTTTTTTTGTTCGTTGTAAGCGATTAAAACGGGTTTTATAATAGCACTCCGGTTTTTCATCAGATTGCTGATGTTTTCTTCTTGTAAGGTGAGCGTGTTTTCATGTTTTTTGATATGACCTTTTAAATAGTCATGGATATCTACAGCTGCTAGAATTCCTTGGTATGTTCTTGTAGCAGATTTAATGCGGTATACAAAAATCGCTTTTTGATCAGATTTAACGTAGATTTCTTCTTTTCTTAAATCCGGAAAGGTATTTTTAACCTGGTCAAAAAAATCTAATGTTTTAGATATTTTTTTGTAATCAGGATGCAGGTATTGAAAAGGTTTAATATTCACTGGAAGGTATTAGATAGCGAAATTAATGCGATTTTTTATATTGCTTAAAGCATTTTCATTAAAGTATTATAAAACCAATGTGAATCGGTTTTTAGTAAGAGCTCAAGTGCATTATCAGCTTTGTGTGCAAAGTCATTTATTTCGGAAACCATTTTTTTAAATTCTTTACTTTTCTCACATTTTTCAGTGCATGCCAAAAGATCATCCAGATCTGCTAAGATAGGATCTAGTTCCTTTTTCTTTCTATGGGAAAGAATTTGTTTAAATACAATGTGTAAATTTTTTTCAGCAAGATAATATTCGCAACGTTCTCCATCCCGACTGTATTTGGAAATTAGGCCCCAATCCAGCAGTGCTCTAAGATTCATATTTACATTCCCTTGTGAAATCTGAAGTTCATTTAAAACTTGTTCAGCAGTCATTGGTTGAGAAGCTACCAACAGTAATGCGTGGATTTGTGCCATGGTCTTATTGATACCCCATTGTGGACCAAGACGGCCCCAGGTTTCAATAAATCTATCTTTACAATCTTTATACTCCAAGTGATTCTTATTAAACTAATAATCATTGAAGAGGTAAAAAGTTTAGTTCTTGACAATAATTATCAAGGCTTATGGTAAAAAGGCAACTTATGAACTTTTGCTTGTATCGTTTTAGTGCCTACTTGAATTTTCAATTCTGTTCCTGTTTTTGAGAAATTAGTAGGTACATATGCCATTCCAATAGGAATATTAAGGGACGGAGATTGAGTACCAGAAGTAACTTCTCCAATTTCATTTCCATTCGTATCTAAAACTTTGTATCCATGTCTTGGAACTCTGCGGTCTTCAACAATAATTGGAACTAATTTTTTTGTAATTCCTTTTTCTTTTTGTTTAAGCATCCAGCTTTTACCTACAAAATCATCTTTATCTAATTTTGTTATCCAGGCTAATCCAGCTTCTAATGGTGAAGTTGTATCATTAATATCATTTCCATATAAACAAAAGCCCATTTCTAATCGCAAGGTATCTCTTGCACCTAAACCTGTTGGTAGTATGTTTGAATCTTTTCCGGCATTCATTATTTCATTCCATAAATGAATAATATCTTTATTATTTGCATATAATTCAAATCCGCCAGAACCTGTGTAACCAGTTGCAGATATTAATACATTATCTACTCCTGCCAAACGGCCTCTTTCAAAATGATAATATTCAATTGCAGCCAAATTTATAGCTGTAAGTTTTTGTAAAATATTTAATGCTTTGGGTCCTTGTACTGCTAATAAACCTGTTTCATCCGAAATGTTTATCATGATAGCATCAAAGGTGTTATGATTTGAAATCCAATCCCAATCTTTTTGAATATTCGAAGCATTTACAACCAATAAATAGGAAGGAAGTTCTTCAGAACCCATTATAATGGGTAATCGATATACTAAAAGATCATCGACAATGCCACCATCGTTATTTGGCATGCAAGAATATTGAGCTTGACCGATTTTTAATTTTGAAACATCATTAGAGGTAATTTTTTGAACGAGATCCAAAGCCTGCGGTCCACGGATAATAAATTCACCCATATGGCTAACATCAAAAATACCTGCATGATTTCTAACGGCATCATGTTCTTCCTTAATGCCTGAATATGTGATTGGCATATTGTAACCTGCAAATTCTGCCATTTTGGCTCCCAAACCAATATGAATTTCTGTAAGTGGTGTATTTTTCATCTAAATTTAAATTTATGAAGTTTTATTTTATTTGAATCCATTTTATTTGATCACTTTGATGAATACTCATTAATACATCATTTCCAGCCGTCATTTTACCAAATATAGTATAACGACCATCGAGATGTGGAGCAGGAGAATGGGTTATAAAAAATTGCACACCTTCTGTATCTGCACCAGCACTTGCCATCCCAATCATTCCGGATTCCTGATAATTCAACAAGCTTATTTCCGTACGGATGGTATAATCTAAGGAACCATATCCATCTCCTCTTGGACAACCTACTTGCACAACAAAATTTGGTACTACTCTATGAAATATTTTTTCATTATAAAAACTATCCTTACATAATTGTATAAAATTAATGACGGAAGCAG from Saprospiraceae bacterium carries:
- a CDS encoding DUF1501 domain-containing protein; translation: MKRRKFLQAATAGVVVPTVLNGLPINAYSNPSLLNALLNPGVDTDHALVLIYLGGGNDGLNTLIPIDQYSKYVAARPNVAIDSNALLPLNGQSKIALHPALKGFQTLYNENKMSIVQSVGYPNPDYSHFRSTDIWTSGSDANQVLDTGWLGRYLNTEYPGFPLGYPNTKNPDPLAVQVGGNLPLLFQGPNAQMAMNVSNPDIFGAWPNGIDDPPPNTNFGKELDFIRTIGRQSKSFADAILNAYFKGTNLAQYPTGNYLADTLKVIARVIKGGLKSRLYLVSLYGFDTHSDQVVVGNKTSGVHATLLQYLSEAVLSFQRDLEAMSLDERVLGMTFSEFGRRIKDNMSGANGAGGTDHGAAAPLFLFGKNVQAGIVGSNPFIPNSVNENDNLPMQYDFRSVYTSVLQDWFCVKDPALTDIMLRNYQSLPIVKKSNCTTAIADLDNLNDLLKLETSSNPMTDRVSISISTLDGYAFLQLINPLGTIIKTIFKGKLKTGNYSYDLENENYPPGNYYLRLQQGSAQKTMPLMIMN
- a CDS encoding amidohydrolase family protein; this encodes MRKLIADIIHTGDQGFVSDQVLLVEDSGKILDLRPKSEFNIQECEYYPGALMPGFINAHCHLELSHLKGQFESGHKLIPFLKSVVQNREVDQELVLEKIAEADAEMYHGGIVAVGDISNKTDTIDTKTKSQILYHSFIEAFDFLQEHLADKFFEDYKKVFDAFGNLPKTMVPHAPYSVSNRLFQRLIESNQQNKFPISIHNQETIDEDLLFLNKTGGFIDFWESFGFSLDTFQATGKESIYYAMDRMDAIPNTLFIHNTQMKKRHLEDVLKWNPNAYFVTCPNANLFIENTLPEYSNFNIEGTKLCIGTDSLSSNWQLSILEEIKTILKFNAKLNLENVLRWANYHGALALNLDSKYGSFTKGKEPGILWIQAVEKRQNIWTLGSQPSVKRIL
- a CDS encoding PadR family transcriptional regulator, which encodes MKIENSIAQMKKGVLDLCILSIASKEAVYPSDIIQKLKTADLIVVEGTLYPILTRLKNFGLLEYHWKESNAGPPRKYFTITDSGKEALQILSTSWMQFVQGVNQSLQNKNDHE
- a CDS encoding DUF4139 domain-containing protein, with protein sequence MNIKSIFLMSLFATSLQSQSVVSSEIKEVNVYLQGAQVRRQIELKLNQGLQEISIKGLAQFIDPNSIRVIGSPDFIIQGVRHELNFIQTAEEKTLELKKKREGLLDDAAKLNQQLSILKFEKTSLEKNQVQIMGVPNSNQKLEDLKTLIDFQKLRLQDLLPKIYELDKKHTIVQIEIEKVNRQIQDFDQNQTPPSSEIVLSILSKTAGVQKFSILYYVSNASWSMNYDILVKDITSPLELIYKATIFQATGEDWKNVKLSLSTANPFEGGVRPELNPWYLKNQPPIVYTKNQRGAPRAQNQAMETMADGAASVMDVITESEQITSRVYSIDLPYTVLSNNKPFLVEIKKASVPAKYTYFAVPKLDRDAFLTAEVQDWEDLNLMDGEANLFFEGNYQGKSYINTQSINDFLRLSLGRDKNITIERNKIKDFSKNKFLSDKKIVSKAWEIVVKNKKNSPIDLIVEDQLPISTQKEILVEKEDISGAEYNEETGKLRWVLKVAAGEQKKLKIKYNVESPKDYILNLE
- a CDS encoding DUF1800 domain-containing protein, whose amino-acid sequence is MDRNEFLSIWRQRRNEQMLSPTASLDPYTGPWTQKQALHLLRRLCFGVKKQDVVKVVGQGLSNALKDLLTLDPTPADPVNIYSTAQLPDPDIAFGKSFVNAPINAALPAEYYQARTDVLKAWWVGNMIRQNPTITEKMTFFWHNHFAVEADTIQIAQAMHQYYKLIHENCLGNFKTLAKLISINPGMLRYLNGYLNSSTAPDENYARELQELFTVGKGPDSKYTEGDVKAAAKILTGYRINPFVMPLSYYFDFSQHDTSIKQFSAFYNNKVIVGKFFAAGEQELDELIAMLFDNIETARHICRKLYRFFVYYEIDDTIETNVIHPLADYLKQQNFEIKKVLERLFSSQHFYDIATVGCVIKSPLDYAVGMCREFSIAFPVPVNDATLINQYVSWGAIASLSAYQGLNVGEPPVVAGWQAWYQQPQFHEIWINADSLANRNRVAENVNSPKGIEFLNLSLKIDPTIFAAQMPNPRSAIELVKDSVSFLYNYELSDKSYNYFKSNLISGYPDDSYWTLAWEQFAANPNDPALRNAVTTRLSALYREILSQAEYHLS
- a CDS encoding ROK family protein, translating into MSNLLWGIDLGGTKIEGVAINTFPSLQIIQRMRVPTEADQGYDHILSQIKLLIDQIREKTGSNPTHLGIGTPGIVDKETHLIKNSNTLGLIGRPMKEDLESLLGIEVRMANDANCFAIAEANLGAVPDIVKNPEVVFGVIMGTGVGGGIVVNGKVIHGKHGIGGEWGHNILDDSGDACYCGKKGCVETFISGPACERYYSKISGVKLPMAEIYKLYLIDDPRAKETMDRLVHYFGKALAIIINIIDPEVIVFGGGLGNLDVLYKEGKEEVRKYIFNYELKTHFIKPKLGDSAGVIGAALL
- a CDS encoding YegS/Rv2252/BmrU family lipid kinase, with translation MNLNPTKYLFVINPGSGNQQMRNWNELITNNLNGSDFEILISKDPGHSKSVIAQYQDAPNLCIVAVGGDGTVSALAKTVFSRKASLGIIPTGSGNGLARHLKIPIDPAKAIRKLSKGTAQKIDLVQVNDQYCCNTCGIGFSAFVTKHFGKAGKRGFSTYFKLAFTLYQSSKNFDIQINEKIFQNVWSVEIANSSQMGNNAVVSPLASVSDGLMDILIMSKPKFWQIPGLILMVFSKNIMHSKLSSFVRATNAKITLKEDFDYHIDGDYKGQANVFDFKVLPSSLTIIF